The following are from one region of the Nostoc cf. commune SO-36 genome:
- a CDS encoding GTPase, whose amino-acid sequence MLFILNRIDVFRADRNWPETENRFVEDAICKIKYELSEQLKEYTQEIDTLQVIKLSTWAALLALQIKNNDEIYSAEASKKARNNFLGLIDESILEDLPFKTERWSRHDRNRVSDALWQKSYAEEFQQSLREHISQYFPRLVIPQAIERFNIAAGNAITEWALQTTTAILNSSEEKYQDENKNILQIRSVLKDFLEYSDKKLREPFEKIKQVVEEKAGDEALRGLEETLYSFENDEPYNKIQDKLIPLYDWNDHLGQGITRVLEVVAQSLKSGKVILDTPNLKKANIIHVNLLGNCLKRLVNLGYTGFVAESGKKMEAKTDEEKSKLRQLNEELNELAMHLNLVMKDVLEQISRQEQGRIYNSVEEIFKCHILYLKEGMNEKAPNMAINFPESELSKVDKILSFQVNFQSGFAIKSGTWQEEIEVTKTRRSWHTLFIFKETYYETKYETRSSDNAEIPSVDNLFSGWRDQSKQSRGEIAQHIMRWLVEQMDCLKKNIDEFQTNVINRYQEKLDMAHREITLDFEKQKNIWQPIHCKAKDLREEFYSLAKVLKDIS is encoded by the coding sequence ATGCTGTTTATTCTAAATCGTATTGATGTTTTTCGAGCAGATAGAAACTGGCCAGAAACTGAGAATCGTTTTGTTGAAGATGCGATATGTAAAATCAAGTACGAACTCTCAGAACAGCTAAAAGAGTATACACAAGAGATCGACACATTACAGGTTATAAAACTGAGTACATGGGCTGCTTTACTGGCACTACAAATCAAAAACAATGATGAAATATATAGTGCAGAAGCATCTAAAAAAGCACGAAACAATTTTTTAGGATTAATTGATGAAAGTATATTAGAAGACCTTCCATTTAAAACAGAAAGATGGTCTAGACATGATCGAAATAGGGTTTCTGATGCGTTATGGCAAAAGTCTTATGCAGAAGAATTTCAGCAATCCTTAAGAGAGCATATTAGTCAGTATTTTCCCAGGTTAGTTATCCCTCAAGCAATAGAACGTTTTAATATTGCTGCTGGGAATGCTATTACAGAGTGGGCTTTACAGACAACAACAGCCATTCTTAATAGTTCAGAAGAAAAATATCAAGATGAAAATAAAAACATATTGCAAATTAGGTCTGTACTTAAAGATTTTCTAGAATATAGTGACAAGAAATTAAGGGAGCCATTTGAAAAAATTAAGCAAGTAGTAGAAGAGAAAGCAGGAGATGAAGCATTAAGAGGACTAGAGGAAACACTATATAGTTTTGAAAATGATGAACCTTATAATAAAATACAAGATAAGCTAATTCCTCTTTATGATTGGAATGATCACTTAGGTCAGGGTATAACGCGAGTATTAGAAGTAGTTGCTCAGTCTCTAAAAAGTGGAAAAGTTATTTTGGATACTCCAAACCTAAAAAAAGCAAACATTATACATGTCAATTTACTAGGTAACTGTTTAAAAAGACTAGTTAACTTAGGTTACACAGGTTTTGTTGCTGAATCTGGCAAAAAAATGGAAGCAAAAACGGATGAAGAGAAAAGTAAACTTAGACAACTAAATGAAGAACTAAATGAGCTTGCTATGCATCTCAATCTTGTTATGAAAGATGTATTAGAGCAAATTTCTCGCCAAGAACAAGGAAGAATATATAACTCAGTGGAAGAAATTTTCAAATGCCACATACTGTATCTTAAAGAAGGTATGAATGAAAAAGCACCTAATATGGCTATTAACTTTCCTGAATCAGAGCTTAGTAAAGTGGATAAAATCCTTTCTTTTCAAGTGAATTTCCAATCAGGCTTTGCAATTAAATCAGGAACTTGGCAGGAAGAAATAGAAGTTACAAAAACTAGAAGAAGTTGGCATACATTGTTTATTTTTAAAGAAACATATTATGAAACAAAGTACGAAACCCGTTCTAGTGATAATGCTGAAATTCCCAGTGTAGATAACTTGTTTAGTGGCTGGAGGGATCAGTCAAAGCAATCGCGTGGTGAAATTGCCCAGCACATTATGCGTTGGCTAGTAGAACAAATGGATTGTTTAAAAAAAAATATAGATGAATTTCAAACGAATGTAATTAATCGTTACCAAGAAAAATTAGATATGGCACATAGAGAAATCACTCTAGATTTTGAAAAGCAGAAAAATATTTGGCAACCTATACATTGCAAAGCCAAAGACCTGAGAGAAGAATTTTATAGTTTAGCTAAAGTGTTAAAAGATATTTCATAA
- a CDS encoding WD40 domain-containing protein, producing MVERHPQVDVRAANERALRSLGRAITLSSGQFSLVLVCCNYRVLQELMLQRLEELSSGVHQIQKVVLPHNARSLYTSIHLQLLTAANPPSALMILGLESVDGLDDLLRSVNHIRDEFRKRHPFPMIVWVNEDVLQKVVRLAPDFASWAATPIRFEMTTQSLLQFLQQETDSLFATILRTDPAQHQPHSTVEQVWEHSYELHFAIRELHNRGITLEPELHASLEFVFGLDNYISDRIDTALSHFQQSLLVWQKLAKKGDEEEFTSPAPFTSPSPPSPPSPLLLRQGILLFYIGLCYCRFAEQNQTENRRHWYTAKSYFQQCLNILQVAGRLDIVAGFIGQLAEVLQYLQEWEELQTVAQKSLELHQTYGSQIQLACDYGFLAQVAVQQSRWVQASILAHVSLLKLGEAQKHNDPHNCLFPLLLAQIYYLVLAKAQRNIGELEVAHEYLEKATKELPTALESSAHQYDAHRYIRLLRTLRSLYFEEGRYLEAYYIRQKRRSVEQQYGFRAFIGAGRLQPQRQATNPALMSPSGSTSVALEIAASGRERDINNLIGRISRADQKLTVIHGQSGVGKSSIVTAGLVPALQNRAIGDQIAVPVVLQVYTDWSRELGKSLSEAMSNDPSLAIYADMKPEVANEAETLPYSDTPITIFKILQQLKENADNHLITVLIFDQFEEFFFGYSDRNQKQEFDKFISDCLNIPFVKVIFSLREDYLHRLLDFKNVSALEAINNNILDKHIRYQLNNFSPEYAKAIIQKLTERSHFNLTPALIDALIEDLSTEFGEVRPIELQVVGAQIQDERITTLEEYQPYRPNKLIERYLKELIKDCGPENERAALLVLYLLTDESNNRPFKTRAELAAQLAELEDAGKLDLVLEILVSSGLVVLFPDVPERYQLIHDYLVDLIRYLQQQESSLQVQLNQLRSKVEQSKAEIDRLKSELSQNSQRSQLIDSHPQQSLDLLTELRELHKREELSQLEIEQLRAELKEKELTAKLAESQKKQRLSEAQLNRSLKIALTASFLAILGLSVSIVTAVDSEIKTLSASSEALFASQKGIDALKEGLKAGKKLQQTVWVDSYTKEQVRTALYQAVSGLKEYNRLDGHISGVNSVAFSPDRSLIASASADTTIKLWHPDGSLVKTLSGHEDVVNSVSFSPDGQIVASASQDRTVKLWSRDGQLLATLLGHQAVVNSVSFSPDGQIIASASTDKTVKLWSRDGKLLKTLQGHDGAVLSVAWSTDGQTIASGSADKTVKLWSRDGKLLKTLQGHEDAVLSVAWSPDAKTIASASLDQTIKLWNLEGKLLRTLSGHSAGVTSISFSRDGNTMPTAGYAYASASTDETIKLWNFEGVLLGTLKGHNNWVNSVSFSPDGRTLASASRDKTVKLWHWDDVLLRKPKADNDDWITSISFSPDDRTLAAASRDKTVKLFSREGKLLRTFTGHEGQVWGVSFSPDGQVIASASKDKTLKLWSRDGKLLNTLQGHNEAVLSVAWSPDSQIIASASKDKTVKLWNRNGKLLNILQGHQDDVNWVSFSPDGKLLASASDDKSVKIWSVYGKLLYTLTGHSRRVNGVAWSPDSQAIASASIDNTVKIWSRDGDLLNTLTGDGDSFISVSFSPDGKTLAASSDDKVRIWNREGTLLIALKGDKQELTSVSFSNDGKTLAAGSGNGTVIFQNLADIELEKLLARGCNLLHDYLQTNQKVMKSDRALCSGR from the coding sequence AACGACACCCACAAGTAGATGTAAGAGCAGCTAATGAGCGTGCTTTGCGAAGTTTGGGGAGAGCAATTACCCTTTCTAGTGGTCAATTTTCCCTAGTTTTGGTGTGCTGCAATTATCGAGTTTTGCAAGAGCTTATGCTACAAAGACTTGAAGAACTCTCTTCAGGAGTACACCAAATTCAAAAGGTAGTTCTGCCGCATAATGCTAGAAGTCTTTACACAAGTATTCATTTACAACTGCTAACCGCAGCTAATCCGCCATCGGCGTTGATGATTTTAGGTTTAGAGTCAGTAGATGGACTCGATGATTTACTTCGATCTGTCAATCATATTCGAGATGAATTTCGCAAACGCCACCCATTTCCGATGATTGTGTGGGTGAATGAGGATGTATTGCAAAAAGTAGTGCGTTTAGCACCAGATTTCGCTAGTTGGGCGGCGACACCGATTCGGTTTGAAATGACAACTCAATCACTGCTGCAATTTCTGCAACAGGAAACTGACTCTTTATTTGCTACAATATTACGAACCGACCCCGCACAACACCAACCTCATTCTACAGTCGAGCAAGTCTGGGAACATAGCTATGAACTCCACTTTGCCATTAGAGAGTTGCATAATCGTGGTATTACCTTAGAGCCAGAATTACACGCTAGTTTAGAATTTGTTTTTGGTTTAGATAATTATATTAGCGATCGCATTGATACAGCTTTAAGCCATTTTCAGCAAAGCTTGCTAGTTTGGCAAAAGTTGGCAAAGAAAGGGGATGAGGAGGAGTTTACTTCTCCTGCTCCCTTTACTTCTCCATCTCCTCCATCTCCCCCATCTCCTTTACTTCTGCGACAGGGAATTTTGCTGTTTTATATTGGGCTGTGTTATTGCCGTTTTGCAGAGCAAAATCAAACAGAAAATCGCCGCCATTGGTATACAGCTAAATCTTATTTCCAGCAGTGCTTGAATATCTTGCAGGTGGCTGGACGTTTAGACATAGTTGCTGGATTTATTGGTCAACTTGCAGAGGTTTTGCAATATCTGCAAGAGTGGGAAGAGTTGCAGACTGTTGCTCAAAAGTCTTTGGAGTTACATCAAACTTATGGTAGTCAAATCCAATTAGCTTGTGACTATGGTTTTTTGGCACAAGTGGCTGTGCAGCAGTCGCGGTGGGTACAGGCGAGTATTTTAGCACACGTATCACTGCTGAAATTAGGTGAGGCGCAAAAGCACAACGACCCTCATAACTGCTTATTTCCATTATTATTGGCGCAAATTTACTATTTAGTGTTGGCAAAAGCACAGCGCAATATAGGTGAGCTAGAAGTTGCGCATGAATATTTAGAAAAGGCGACAAAAGAACTGCCGACAGCCTTAGAAAGCAGTGCCCATCAATACGATGCCCATCGTTATATTCGCTTATTGCGGACACTGCGATCGCTCTACTTTGAAGAAGGTCGGTATCTGGAAGCTTATTACATTCGACAGAAACGGCGTTCTGTTGAACAGCAGTATGGTTTTCGGGCTTTTATCGGTGCGGGACGCTTGCAACCCCAAAGGCAAGCGACAAACCCAGCATTGATGTCACCTTCTGGAAGTACCAGCGTGGCTTTAGAAATTGCCGCTTCTGGTCGGGAGCGTGATATTAATAACTTAATTGGCAGAATTAGCCGCGCCGATCAAAAGCTAACGGTGATTCATGGTCAATCAGGGGTAGGTAAGAGTTCTATTGTCACGGCGGGTTTAGTTCCGGCGCTGCAAAATCGAGCCATTGGCGATCAAATAGCCGTGCCTGTGGTGCTACAAGTTTATACAGATTGGTCACGGGAATTAGGAAAATCTTTAAGTGAGGCGATGTCTAATGACCCATCCCTTGCCATTTACGCTGATATGAAGCCAGAAGTAGCCAATGAAGCAGAAACTTTGCCTTACTCTGACACACCGATCACCATTTTCAAAATTTTACAACAACTAAAAGAAAATGCTGACAACCATCTGATCACAGTTTTAATTTTTGACCAGTTTGAAGAATTTTTCTTTGGTTATAGCGATCGCAATCAAAAACAGGAGTTTGATAAATTTATTAGCGATTGTCTGAATATACCCTTTGTAAAAGTTATTTTTTCCTTGCGAGAAGATTATTTACATCGTTTATTAGACTTTAAAAATGTTTCTGCGCTGGAAGCGATTAATAATAATATTCTCGACAAGCATATCCGCTATCAGTTAAATAATTTTTCGCCAGAATATGCTAAAGCAATTATCCAAAAATTGACAGAGCGATCGCACTTTAATTTAACACCTGCTTTAATTGATGCCTTAATCGAAGATTTATCAACAGAATTTGGAGAAGTCCGCCCCATTGAGCTACAAGTTGTCGGAGCGCAAATTCAAGATGAGCGCATTACTACACTAGAAGAATATCAGCCATATAGACCCAACAAACTCATCGAGCGATATCTTAAGGAACTAATTAAAGATTGCGGCCCAGAGAATGAAAGAGCCGCTTTACTTGTCTTATATTTACTCACAGATGAAAGTAACAACCGACCTTTTAAAACTCGTGCTGAGTTAGCGGCGCAGCTAGCAGAATTAGAAGATGCTGGCAAATTAGATTTAGTATTAGAGATTTTAGTCAGCTCAGGCTTAGTGGTTCTTTTCCCTGATGTACCAGAACGCTATCAACTGATTCACGATTATTTAGTAGACTTGATTCGCTACCTGCAACAACAAGAATCGAGTTTACAAGTACAACTAAATCAGTTGCGCTCTAAAGTAGAACAAAGTAAAGCTGAAATTGATCGGCTCAAGAGCGAACTTAGCCAAAATAGCCAGCGATCGCAATTGATAGATTCTCATCCCCAACAAAGTTTAGACTTATTAACAGAGTTGCGAGAATTACACAAGCGGGAAGAATTGAGTCAGTTAGAAATTGAGCAATTGCGAGCTGAACTTAAAGAAAAAGAGTTAACAGCTAAACTTGCGGAAAGTCAAAAGAAACAAAGACTCAGTGAAGCTCAATTAAATCGTTCGCTAAAAATCGCCCTAACTGCTTCTTTTCTCGCCATATTAGGATTAAGTGTTTCCATCGTCACAGCAGTAGATAGCGAAATTAAAACCCTCAGTGCATCTAGTGAAGCCCTCTTTGCCTCGCAAAAAGGTATTGATGCCTTAAAGGAGGGTTTAAAGGCAGGGAAAAAATTACAACAAACAGTTTGGGTAGATTCCTATACAAAAGAGCAAGTACGGACGGCATTATATCAAGCCGTTTCTGGGTTAAAAGAATATAACCGCTTGGACGGGCATATATCTGGGGTAAATAGTGTTGCATTCAGCCCTGATCGCTCTTTAATTGCCTCAGCCAGTGCAGATACTACAATCAAACTCTGGCATCCCGATGGTAGCTTGGTTAAAACCTTGTCGGGCCATGAAGATGTAGTTAATAGTGTCAGTTTCAGCCCAGATGGTCAAATTGTTGCTTCCGCCAGTCAAGACAGGACAGTAAAACTTTGGAGTCGAGATGGTCAACTGCTTGCTACCTTATTAGGGCATCAAGCTGTGGTGAATAGTGTTAGTTTCAGCCCAGATGGGCAGATTATTGCTTCGGCGAGTACAGACAAAACAGTGAAATTGTGGAGCCGAGATGGTAAGCTGCTCAAAACCTTGCAAGGACATGATGGTGCAGTTTTGAGTGTCGCTTGGTCAACCGATGGACAAACCATTGCTTCTGGGAGTGCTGACAAAACAGTGAAATTGTGGAGTCGGGATGGTAAGCTGCTCAAAACCTTGCAGGGACATGAAGATGCAGTTTTGAGTGTCGCTTGGTCGCCCGATGCTAAAACTATTGCTTCAGCTAGTTTAGACCAGACAATCAAACTGTGGAATCTGGAGGGTAAATTACTGCGAACCTTATCAGGGCATAGTGCTGGAGTTACCAGTATCAGTTTTAGCCGTGATGGTAATACGATGCCTACGGCGGGCTACGCCTACGCTTCTGCAAGTACCGACGAGACAATCAAACTCTGGAATTTTGAAGGTGTGCTGCTAGGAACCCTAAAGGGACATAATAATTGGGTTAACAGCGTCAGTTTCAGCCCAGACGGTCGCACCCTAGCTTCTGCAAGCCGCGACAAAACTGTTAAACTTTGGCATTGGGACGATGTGTTATTACGAAAACCCAAAGCCGATAACGATGACTGGATAACTAGCATCAGTTTCAGCCCAGACGATCGCACCTTAGCAGCAGCAAGCCGAGACAAAACTGTAAAACTTTTCAGCCGCGAAGGTAAACTACTCCGTACTTTTACTGGGCATGAAGGTCAAGTTTGGGGAGTTAGTTTCAGCCCCGATGGTCAAGTAATTGCTTCGGCTAGTAAAGATAAAACTCTAAAGCTTTGGAGTCGTGACGGTAAACTACTCAATACTTTACAGGGTCATAATGAAGCCGTCTTGAGTGTAGCTTGGTCGCCTGATAGTCAAATAATTGCCTCAGCTAGTAAAGATAAAACGGTGAAACTTTGGAATCGCAACGGTAAACTACTTAACATTTTGCAGGGACATCAAGATGACGTGAATTGGGTCAGCTTTAGTCCTGATGGCAAGTTGCTAGCCTCAGCCAGCGATGACAAAAGCGTGAAAATCTGGAGTGTATATGGTAAATTGCTATACACATTAACTGGTCATAGCCGCCGGGTAAATGGGGTTGCTTGGTCGCCTGATAGTCAAGCGATCGCTTCAGCTAGTATTGATAACACAGTGAAGATTTGGAGTCGGGACGGTGATTTGCTAAATACTCTTACAGGCGATGGTGATAGTTTTATCAGTGTGAGTTTTAGCCCCGATGGTAAGACTTTGGCTGCTAGCAGTGATGACAAAGTGAGGATTTGGAACCGAGAAGGGACATTACTAATTGCTTTAAAAGGTGATAAGCAAGAGTTAACCAGCGTCAGTTTTAGTAATGACGGTAAGACTCTGGCTGCGGGTAGTGGTAATGGTACAGTGATTTTCCAGAATTTGGCAGATATCGAACTGGAAAAATTGCTGGCACGAGGTTGCAATTTGCTACATGATTATTTGCAGACTAATCAAAAGGTAATGAAAAGCGATCGCGCCTTGTGTTCTGGTAGGTGA
- a CDS encoding dynamin family protein, with protein MSNKLYKVFEDVEQNAQLLSKYWHNFSTEISEHLPDTYHAELQELSDNLEIAIDNLIDELRNPTLTLATTGTTSSGKSTLVNLLCGAEIVPVAVSEMSAGAVTIEYSETKSLIIHETPGALWECGEWTGISDERIYQRLYDVMISYIDNREKQANLACPQSTISYPFRLIKESKLELPRGVKVRILDLPGLAYVGDEGNANVIKQCREALCLVTYNSAETDKEKVRSLLQEVVEQVKDLGGSPARMGLARK; from the coding sequence ATGAGCAATAAATTATATAAAGTATTTGAAGATGTAGAACAAAATGCCCAACTTCTGTCTAAATATTGGCATAATTTTTCTACCGAAATATCTGAACATTTGCCAGATACATATCACGCCGAACTACAAGAACTTTCTGATAATTTAGAGATAGCTATTGATAATTTAATAGATGAGCTTCGTAATCCTACTCTTACCCTTGCGACAACAGGAACTACTAGTAGTGGTAAAAGCACTTTAGTAAATCTATTATGTGGAGCAGAAATTGTTCCTGTCGCTGTTAGCGAAATGAGCGCCGGAGCAGTAACCATAGAATACAGCGAAACAAAATCTTTAATAATCCATGAAACTCCAGGAGCATTATGGGAGTGTGGAGAATGGACAGGTATTAGTGATGAGCGAATTTATCAACGCTTATACGATGTCATGATAAGTTACATCGATAACAGAGAAAAACAAGCTAATTTAGCTTGCCCCCAATCAACCATATCTTACCCTTTCAGACTCATCAAAGAATCGAAATTGGAATTACCCAGAGGTGTAAAGGTAAGAATTTTGGATTTGCCTGGTTTGGCGTATGTGGGTGATGAAGGTAACGCAAATGTAATTAAACAGTGTCGTGAGGCATTGTGCTTGGTAACATATAACAGCGCAGAAACCGATAAAGAAAAAGTTAGAAGCTTGCTGCAAGAAGTAGTTGAGCAAGTCAAAGATTTAGGTGGCTCTCCTGCACGTATGGGACTTGCAAGAAAATAA
- a CDS encoding Uma2 family endonuclease has translation MTIAKLSELGITHLPDHTELPDSDGTFVKNFQEHPQSILLTDSVQGILQQIHSDNQYCIGQDCGIYWRLTEPPERGAEAPDWFYVPNVAPMLNGQFRRSYVLWQEYVAPLIVLEFASGDGSQERDNTPITGKFWVYEQAIRVPFYGIYEFSKAAIEVYHLVDGRYQQLTANERGHYEISLMGVELGIWQGQYGNTKAPWLRWWDAQGNLLLTGEEKLQLLAPQLEQEQEKSQLLTSQLEQEQQKNQRLEERLRQLGINPDEV, from the coding sequence ATGACTATTGCTAAACTGTCCGAACTAGGCATTACTCACCTTCCCGACCATACTGAGTTACCAGATTCAGATGGAACCTTTGTGAAAAACTTTCAAGAACACCCACAAAGCATACTTCTAACTGACTCCGTTCAAGGTATATTACAGCAAATTCACTCAGATAATCAGTATTGTATTGGTCAAGATTGTGGCATTTACTGGCGTTTGACTGAACCACCTGAGCGCGGTGCAGAAGCACCCGATTGGTTTTACGTCCCGAATGTTGCACCTATGTTAAACGGTCAGTTTCGACGTTCTTATGTGCTGTGGCAAGAATATGTTGCTCCCCTAATTGTACTGGAATTCGCTTCTGGGGATGGTTCACAAGAAAGAGATAATACTCCAATTACTGGTAAATTCTGGGTATACGAGCAAGCAATCCGCGTACCTTTTTATGGCATTTACGAATTTAGCAAAGCTGCGATTGAGGTTTATCACTTAGTTGATGGTAGGTATCAGCAACTCACAGCTAACGAACGTGGACATTATGAGATTTCCTTGATGGGTGTCGAATTGGGTATTTGGCAAGGACAGTATGGAAATACTAAAGCGCCTTGGTTGCGTTGGTGGGATGCACAGGGAAATCTATTACTAACTGGTGAGGAAAAATTGCAGTTATTAGCACCTCAACTAGAACAAGAACAAGAAAAATCGCAGTTATTAACATCCCAATTGGAACAAGAACAGCAAAAAAACCAGCGTTTAGAAGAACGCTTGAGACAACTTGGAATTAATCCTGATGAAGTTTAA
- a CDS encoding AbrB/MazE/SpoVT family DNA-binding domain-containing protein, with protein sequence MNNKHIMRMTPDGQITIPPEIREVLNISPDVELAFEIEGDHLYLKKMQPTDKISTWIDIMRGCAAGNLTTDQIMTLTRSDDNP encoded by the coding sequence TTGAATAACAAACACATTATGCGGATGACACCTGACGGTCAGATTACTATCCCTCCTGAAATCCGAGAGGTACTAAACATTTCTCCTGATGTAGAATTAGCGTTTGAAATCGAAGGCGATCACCTCTACCTCAAGAAAATGCAACCTACCGATAAAATTTCAACCTGGATTGATATCATGCGGGGTTGTGCTGCTGGAAACCTCACTACCGACCAAATCATGACCCTCACCCGTAGCGATGACAATCCATGA
- a CDS encoding dynamin family protein, protein MDWKTASSYYEARLSEALNVQRYAVNLANLPQAEVPSQLKALLLQEAEPARRQLERLKKREFRIAVVGLEKAGKSTFINAWLECDLLPAKGGRCTFTTTQIYSVENDTEQKLEVQAKTEEQFINLLNELETAKAQEDIKTIRENEITLQQVRKEGNRTFPFTCLDDIRESLKKYVADEKYAHAVLEARLYTNKLAQAEGIVFYDVPGLDSGLAKHVDEAKEMLSDCDAVILVQRFTSLREKELEIIKFTEIGDKNITVADKLFVFLSRIDSLATPEALQTHIEEASQDWFKRAKLPQERIIYGSAGAYLILNGLAGEQTRLEIGDTSNIQAQLKRLTGILDEETLNKKGTGIPEIKEKIFNYINTERVFILKKRCEASINTILATSEEIYNLVSKRYPENPEEAKRFEEDRRRVLFSEWWNHRWEEKKADLQKFYDSVTNNSFDNLTTNSATSLAKFKERYLQIVASEIQKLKTEAFRKKDIIFAANSFPQFDRMKANFAWREDLYGDISKLLSSIARQLALELKDEALKLVEYMTTLLWGSKQVKERLIDKSEEYFLSKLENSLSVLFLRFARPVAEVLIRAPLNSDARDKIAKSLGVDIEIVDNYYTGEEAAFQILKRYAKYGYKLLYNPNTRQQVLGITGIAAPIINVATQIAIDVSSEFQSPQDDVIFEVENDINAFEEYLRAAIFEAAGFESYCIQ, encoded by the coding sequence ATGGATTGGAAAACAGCATCTTCTTATTATGAGGCTCGTTTAAGTGAAGCTCTAAACGTACAGAGATACGCGGTTAATTTAGCTAATTTACCTCAAGCTGAAGTTCCTTCTCAATTAAAAGCACTACTTTTACAAGAAGCAGAACCAGCCCGTCGTCAACTTGAAAGGCTCAAAAAGCGAGAGTTTCGCATTGCAGTTGTCGGTTTAGAAAAAGCAGGAAAAAGTACTTTTATTAATGCCTGGTTAGAATGCGATTTACTTCCAGCTAAGGGAGGAAGATGTACATTTACAACAACGCAAATTTATTCGGTTGAAAATGACACCGAGCAAAAGCTTGAAGTACAAGCGAAAACAGAAGAACAATTTATCAATTTATTAAACGAGCTTGAAACAGCAAAAGCCCAAGAAGATATCAAAACTATCCGAGAAAATGAAATTACTTTGCAGCAAGTAAGAAAAGAAGGTAATCGGACTTTTCCATTTACTTGTTTAGACGATATTAGGGAATCACTGAAGAAGTATGTAGCAGACGAAAAGTATGCTCATGCTGTTTTAGAAGCGAGACTTTATACTAACAAACTTGCCCAAGCCGAAGGTATTGTATTTTATGATGTTCCTGGTTTAGATTCAGGTTTAGCAAAGCACGTTGACGAAGCCAAGGAAATGCTGTCAGATTGCGATGCCGTAATATTAGTACAGCGTTTTACTAGCCTGAGAGAGAAAGAACTAGAAATCATCAAATTTACAGAAATTGGTGACAAAAATATTACCGTTGCTGATAAACTTTTTGTATTTTTAAGTCGTATTGACTCGTTAGCTACTCCAGAAGCACTTCAAACTCATATTGAAGAAGCATCCCAAGATTGGTTTAAACGTGCCAAACTTCCACAGGAACGTATTATATATGGTTCTGCTGGAGCATATCTAATTTTGAATGGATTAGCTGGAGAACAAACAAGGTTAGAGATTGGTGATACAAGTAATATCCAAGCCCAGTTAAAAAGATTAACTGGGATTCTCGATGAGGAAACTTTAAATAAGAAAGGTACTGGAATTCCAGAAATCAAAGAGAAAATATTTAATTATATTAATACTGAACGTGTATTTATCTTAAAAAAGAGATGTGAGGCTTCCATAAATACAATCTTAGCTACCTCGGAAGAAATTTATAATTTAGTTAGTAAACGTTATCCTGAAAACCCTGAAGAAGCAAAACGATTTGAAGAAGACCGTAGACGAGTTTTGTTTAGCGAATGGTGGAATCATAGATGGGAAGAGAAGAAAGCCGATCTCCAAAAGTTTTATGATTCTGTTACCAATAACTCTTTTGATAATTTAACTACTAATTCTGCAACCAGCCTCGCCAAATTTAAAGAGAGATATCTACAAATTGTTGCCAGTGAAATCCAAAAACTGAAAACAGAAGCATTTAGAAAAAAAGATATTATCTTTGCTGCTAACTCATTCCCACAGTTTGACCGCATGAAAGCTAATTTCGCTTGGCGTGAAGATTTATATGGCGATATTAGCAAGCTTTTATCTTCTATAGCCCGACAACTCGCTCTAGAATTGAAAGATGAGGCATTAAAACTAGTCGAATACATGACAACCTTGTTGTGGGGCAGTAAGCAAGTCAAAGAAAGATTAATTGATAAATCGGAAGAATACTTTTTATCTAAGCTAGAAAATAGCTTAAGTGTTCTGTTTTTACGTTTTGCCCGTCCAGTTGCAGAAGTATTAATTCGCGCTCCACTTAATAGCGATGCCCGCGATAAAATTGCTAAAAGCCTTGGTGTAGATATTGAAATAGTTGATAACTATTATACAGGAGAAGAAGCAGCTTTTCAAATTCTTAAAAGATACGCAAAATATGGTTATAAATTACTCTACAATCCTAATACAAGGCAACAAGTTTTAGGAATAACAGGAATCGCAGCACCGATTATTAATGTTGCCACACAAATTGCTATAGATGTATCCAGTGAATTCCAATCTCCGCAAGATGATGTAATATTTGAAGTAGAAAATGATATTAATGCTTTTGAAGAGTACTTGCGGGCGGCAATTTTTGAAGCAGCAGGTTTTGAATCATACTGCATTCAATAA